One part of the Raphanus sativus cultivar WK10039 chromosome 7, ASM80110v3, whole genome shotgun sequence genome encodes these proteins:
- the LOC108817160 gene encoding CBL-interacting serine/threonine-protein kinase 5: protein MEEERRVLFGKYEMGRLLGKGTFAKVYYGKEITGTGESVAIKVINKDHVLKRQGMMEQIKREISIMKLVRHPNIVELKEVMATKTKIFFVMEFVRGGELFDKISKGKLREDAARRYFQQLISAVDFCHSRGVSHRDLKPENLLLDDNGDLKISDFGLSAMPEQILHDDGLLHTQCGTPAYVAPEVLRKKGYDGAKADIWSCGVVLYVLLAGCLPFRDENLMNMYRKIFRADFEFPPWFSPESRRLVSRLLVADPDRRISMPEIMRTPWIRENFAPPLGFEIEPIDEEETTEPVSPKFFNAFEFISSMSSGFDLSSLFQSERKLRSVFTSRSSAAEIMEKIGAVTKEMDMNVKTTKDFRVKMEGKTEGRKGRLSMTAEVFEVAPEMSVVEFCKSAGDTLEYNRFYEEVRPALNDIVWSWHGHDSAVNQIPDGQGTVNSSIL from the coding sequence atGGAGGAAGAACGGCGAGTTCTGTTCGGAAAGTACGAGATGGGAAGGCTTTTAGGCAAAGGAACCTTCGCCAAGGTCTACTACGGCAAAGAGATCACCGGTACTGGCGAGAGCGTCGCCATCAAAGTCATCAACAAGGACCACGTCCTGAAGAGACAAGGTATGATGGAGCAAATCAAACGCGAGATCTCGATCATGAAGCTCGTTCGCCACCCAAACATCGTGGAGCTAAAAGAAGTGATGGCCACGAAGACCAAGATCTTCTTCGTCATGGAGTTCGTCAGAGGCGGCGAGCTTTTCGATAAAATCTCCAAAGGCAAGCTCCGCGAGGACGCGGCCCGCAGGTACTTCCAGCAGCTCATCTCGGCCGTCGATTTCTGCCACAGCAGAGGCGTCTCTCACCGCGACCTGAAGCCCGAGAACCTCCTCCTCGACGATAACGGAGATTTGAAGATCTCCGACTTCGGACTCTCCGCGATGCCGGAGCAGATCCTCCACGACGACGGACTGCTCCACACGCAGTGCGGAACGCCGGCGTACGTGGCGCCGGAGGTGCTCCGGAAGAAGGGGTACGACGGCGCCAAGGCGGATATATGGTCGTGCGGCGTCGTTCTCTACGTGCTCCTCGCCGGATGCCTGCCGTTTCGCGACGAGAATCTGATGAACATGTACCGGAAGATCTTCAGGGCGGATTTCGAGTTCCCGCCGTGGTTTTCGCCGGAGTCGAGGAGGCTCGTCTCCAGGCTCCTCGTCGCCGATCCCGATCGGCGGATCTCGATGCCGGAGATCATGAGAACGCCGTGGATCAGGGAGAACTTCGCGCCGCCGTTAGGTTTCGAGATCGAACCGATCGACGAAGAGGAAACGACGGAGCCGGTTTCGCCGAAGTTCTTCAACGCCTTCGAGTTCATCTCCTCGATGTCGTCGGGGTTCGATCTGTCGAGCTTGTTCCAGAGCGAGAGGAAGCTTCGATCGGTGTTCACGTCGCGGTCCTCGGCGGCGGAGATAATGGAGAAGATCGGAGCGGTTACGAAGGAGATGGACATGAACGTGAAGACGACGAAGGATTTCAGAGTGAAGATGGAGGGGAAAACGGAAGGGAGAAAAGGACGGCTGTCGATGACGGCGGAAGTGTTCGAAGTGGCGCCGGAGATGTCAGTTGTGGAGTTCTGCAAATCGGCGGGAGATACTCTGGAGTACAATAGGTTTTACGAAGAAGTTAGGCCTGCGTTAAACGACATCGTTTGGTCATGGCACGGCCATGATAGCGCGGTTAATCAAATACCCGATGGTCAGGGCACGGTTAACAGCAGTATACTTTGA
- the LOC108817159 gene encoding argininosuccinate lyase, chloroplastic codes for MGALDLSLSQSLLFSPSRSYLPSSTHRSVSFLPPGSKSRCLPPLRSMSNHDENDTVSKEVKLWGGRFEESVTEKVEKFTESISFDKVLYKQDIMGSKAHATMLAHQGLITDGDRDSILGGLDEIEIKIEGDNFEWRTDREDVHMNIEAALTDLIGEPAKKLHTARSRNDQVATDFRLWCRDAIDSIVVKIKHLQTALVQLALKNEGLIVPGYTHLQRAQPVLLPHVLLTYVEQLERDAGRYIDCRERLNFCPLGACALAGTGLPIDRFMTATALGFTEPMRNSIDAVSDRDFVLEFLYANSNTAIHLSRLGEEWVLWASEEFGFMTPSDSVSTGSSIMPQKKNPDPMELVRGKSARVIGDLVTVLTLCKGLPLAYNRDFQEDKEPMFDSTKTIMGMIDVSAEFAQNVTFNEDRIKRSLPAGHLDATTLADYLVKKGMPFRSSHDVVGKLVGVCVSRGCELQNLSLEEMKKLSPVFEEDVFGFLGVENSVNKFSSYGSTGSNCVAEQLGYWVNKLKITST; via the exons ATGGGAGCACTTGATCTTTCTCTCTCACAGAGTCTCCTCTTCTCTCCGTCACGCTCATATCTTCCCTCCTCAACACACCGCTCTGTCTCTTTTCTACCGCCGGGGAGTAAGTCACGGTGTCTGCCTCCCTTGCGCTCAATGAGCAACCACGATGAGAACGACACGGTCTCCAAGGAGGTGAAGCTCTGGGGTGGAAGGTTTGAAGAGAGTGTTACAGAGAAGGTGGAGAAGTTCACTGAGTCCATTTCCTTCGACAAAGTTCTCTACAAGCAGGACATCATGGGCAGCAAAGCGCATGCTACAATGCTTGCTCACCAG GGGCTTATAACTGATGGCGACAGAGATAGCATTTTGGGAGGTCTTGATGAAATCGAGATTAAGATTGAAGGAGATAACTTTGAGTGGAGGACTGATCGAGAGGATGTGCACATGAACATCGAAGCAGCCTTAACTGATCTAATTGGTGAGCCTGCTAAGAAGCTTCACACAGCACGGAGCAGAAACGACCAGGTTGCTACTGATTTCAGGCTTTGGTGTCGTGATGCTATCGACTCGATCGTTGTCAAAATCAAACATCTTCAGACAGCTCTTGTTCAGCTCGCTTTGAAGAACGAGGGTTTGATTGTCCCTGGTTATACTCATCTTCAGAGGGCTCAGCCTGTATTGCTCCCACATGTACTCTTAACTTATGTTGAGCAG CTCGAGCGTGATGCTGGTCGTTATATTGACTGTCGAGAGAGGCTAAATTTCTGTCCCCTAGGAGCTTGTGCTTTGGCTGGAACTGGTCTACCTATTGATAGGTTCATGACCGCAACTGCTCTTGGATTTACCGAACCGATGAGAAACAG CATCGACGCAGTTTCAGACCGAGATTTCGTGTTGGAGTTTCTATATGCAAATTCCAACACAGCCATTCATCTATCACGGCTTGGAGAAGAGTGGGTACTCTGGGCCTCTGAGGAGTTTGGTTTCATGACTCCAAGCGATTCCGTCTCAACGGGAAGCAGTATAATGCCGCAGAAGAAGAATCCAGACCCGATGGAGCTCGTCAGAGGAAAGTCTGCTCGAGTCATAGGTGATCTGGTCACTGTTCTAACACTGTGCAAGGGACTTCCTCTTGCTTACAACCGTGATTTCCAGGAAGATAAAGAACCCATGTTCGACAGCACCAAGACAATAATGGGGATGATCGATGTCTCTGCGGAATTTGCCCAGAATGTCACATTCAATGAAGACAGGATTAAGAGAAGTCTCCCTGCTGGACACCTTGATGCTACTACTCTTGCTGATTACCTTGTGAAGAAG GGGATGCCTTTTAGGTCATCACACGACGTTGTTGGGAAACTAGTTGGAGTTTGTGTTTCAAGAGGCTGTGAACTCCAGAACCTAAGTCTTGAAGAGATGAAGAAGCTGAGCCCTGTGTTTGAAGAAGATGTGTTTGGGTTTTTGGGTGTCGAAAATTCAGTTAATAAGTTCAGTTCCTACGGGTCAACTGGATCGAACTGTGTCGCTGAGCAACTCGGATACTGGGTCAACAAGCTAAAGATTACTAGCACCTGA
- the LOC108817161 gene encoding uncharacterized protein LOC108817161 gives MSKYIFPRWRKRHEKKRDMAGVIRVKQMFLCSSILASNNINKSLSRLPRRSISVTAGNLSSSETKKKEKEKRKRRKEIEVARATAEAVVNKEKRRTRSSRDYEIGGDGEAPSSHVPVMLGEVMDVFASVRLRSFVDCTLGAAGHSSSIIQSHSELKHFVGMDVDPVARKLAHFHIDSLMHPTLKASVVLKNFKYIKSAVADTHPELLDVGVDGILMDLGMSSMQVNNPERGFSVLQQGPLDMRMDPQASLTAEDIVNSWPESELGRVLREYGEESNWHLLQTRIVKARLSGGLHSTGDLVDLIRSMSPPSRGGRQGWIKTATRVFQGLRIAVNDELKTLQNALYSSFDVLSPGGRLAVISFHSLEDRVVKQTFLDILGFQREETSTETSVKPERQIEESIDKELKEREAWIKQTVISSKGVILTKRPITPSEEEEKLNRRARSAKLRVVQKL, from the exons ATGAGTAAGTATATCTTCCCACGATGGCGAAAGAGGcatgagaagaaaagagataTGGCGGGAGTGATTAGGGTGAAGCAAATGTTTCTATGCTCGTCGATTCTCGCGAGCAACAACATCAACAAGTCTCTATCGCGCCTTCCTCGGCGCAGTATCAGTGTAACCGCGGGGAATCTCAGTTCTAGCgagacgaagaagaaggagaaagagaagaggaagaggaggaaagAGATCGAAGTCGCGAGAGCGACGGCGGAAGCTGTGGTGAACAAAGAAAAGAGGAGGACGCGGTCGAGCAGAGATTATGAGATCGGCGGCGACGGGGAGGCTCCGTCGTCGCATGTGCCGGTCATGCTCGGAGAAGTCATGGACGTTTTCGCCTCGGTTCGATTGAGAAGCTTTGTGGATTGCACACTTGGCGCAGCCGGTCACTCTTCTTCT aTTATTCAAAGTCACTCTGAGTTGAAGCATTTCGTTGGAATGGATGTGGATCCCGTGGCTCGGAAACTGGCTCACTTTCATATCGATTCTCTCATGCATCCAACTTTGAAGGCTTCTGTTGTGTTAAAGAACTTCAAATACATCAAATCCGCGGTTGCTGATACGCATCCGGAGCTCTTGGATGTTGGTGTTGATGGCATTCTTATGGACCTGGGGATGTCATCTATGCAG GTAAACAATCCGGAAAGAGGGTTTAGTGTTCTTCAGCAGGGACCTCTTGATATGCGCATGGATCCTCAG GCGAGTTTGACAGCGGAAGATATAGTGAATTCTTGGCCGGAATCAGAACTGGGGAGAGTTCTAAGAGAATACGGCGAAGAAAGCAATTGGCATTTACTTCAAACTAGAATCGTTAAGGCTCGACTTAGTGGTGGCTTACATTCTACTGGTGACTTGGTGGATCTCATTAGAAGCATGTCACCACCAAGCAGAG GAGGCAGACAAGGTTGGATAAAGACAGCGACACGTGTGTTCCAAGGCCTAAGGATTGCAGTGAACGACGAACTCAAGACACTACAAAACGCACTCTACTCATCCTTCGATGTTCTCTCCCCAGGTGGGAGACTAGCAGTCATCTCCTTTCACAGTCTTGAAGATCGGGTAGTAAAACAGACGTTCCTCGACATATTAGGGTTTCAAAGAGAAGAAACGAGCACAGAGACGAGCGTAAAACCGGAGAGACAAATCGAAGAAAGTATAGACAAAGAGTTAAAAGAGAGAGAAGCGTGGATCAAACAAACTGTAATCAGCTCGAAAGGTGTGATACTAACAAAGAGACCTATCACTCCTTCAGAGGAAGAGGAGAAACTGAATCGCAGAGCAAGGAGCGCTAAGCTAAGAGTGGTTCAGAAGTTGTGA
- the LOC108816520 gene encoding protein POLAR-like 1: protein MDGGGRVRTGCIRIRHLSPRRVMARLFSSPSMVKGKKKKAMVEGRVRDCDSTRIINDPHDSLDSELRRREFLFGIGMSCYLLHLIANGREEIHKIVELRNDIEKLLECKNDEMRRKQQEFVELRNDIDKLLQYHNDDLRRKQQRFVSGKQEQYCETTTSDFVGTSSDCYYSPQLLETSLSVGGEGSFKPYVFKGKGEDFGGDIMDQLEAELEAEFELLRTGQNQEKSDDSRGIRPLEEQQGVCPYELERRLHELMETRQEEKINELECALEDAKKRLHVKEAEASWWKDTACIVSEHIPQPSKIKPNSQTRQYPLSR from the exons ATGGACGGCGGTGGAAGAGTGAGAACAGGTTGCATCAGGATCAGGCATCTGTCTCCACGGAGAGTCATGGCTCGGTTGTTTTCCTCACCGAGCATGGTcaaagggaagaagaagaaggctatGGTCGAAGGACGTGTAAGAGACTGTGACTCGACGAGGATCATAAACGACCCTCATGATTCGCTCGATTCTG aACTGCGAAGAAGGGAGTTCTTGTTCGGCATTGGGATGAGTTGTTACTTGCTACATCTGATTGCTAACGGAAGAGAAGAGATTCACAAGATAGTCGAGCTACGTAACGATATAGAGAAGCTTCTCGAGTGTAAGAACGACGAGATGAGGCGTAAACAGCAAGAGTTTGTCGAGTTAAGGAACGATATAGACAAGTTATTGCAATATCACAATGATGATTTGAGGCGAAAACAACAAAGGTTTGTCTCTGGGAAGCAAGAGCAGTACTGTGAAACAACCACAAGTGACTTTGTGGGAACTTCTAGTGATTGCTATTACTCTCCACAGTTACTGGAGACATCTTTGTCTGTTGGAGGTGAAGGTTCTTTTAAGCCTTACGTGTTTAAGGGGAAGGGAGAAGATTTTGGAGGAGACATAATGGATCAGCTTGAAGCAGAACTCGAAGCTGAGTTTGAGCTTCTTCGGACTGGTCAAAACCAAGAGAAGAGTGATGATTCAAGAGGAATAAGGCCATTGGAGGAACAACAAGGAGTGTGTCCTTATGAGCTAGAGAGAAGGCTTCATGAGCTCATGGAGACAAGACAAGAAGAGAAGATAAACGAGCTAGAGTGTGCGCTGGAAGATGCTAAGAAAAGGCTTCATGTCAAGGAGGCTGAAGCTTCTTGGTGGAAAGACACTGCTTGCATTGTCTCTGAACATATTCCTCAGCCTTCTAAAATCAAACCCAACTCTCAAACTCGTCAGTACCCTCTCTCTAGGTAA